A section of the Roseomonas marmotae genome encodes:
- a CDS encoding GFA family protein, translating into MVSTHSGSCHCGGIRFSVAHDPVELTTCDCSLCVKRNALMAKVPEAALRIDQGEHLLTLYEWNSRRAKHYFCQRCGIYVFHRKRAAPDHFGVNIFCLDGFDVTSLPVRATEGIGMTLVCEEPRAEWPGPREPQHAAG; encoded by the coding sequence GGCTCCTGCCACTGCGGCGGCATCAGGTTCAGCGTGGCACATGATCCGGTCGAGCTGACGACCTGCGACTGCTCGCTCTGCGTCAAGCGCAATGCCCTGATGGCGAAGGTACCGGAAGCTGCCTTGCGCATCGACCAGGGTGAGCACCTGCTCACCCTCTATGAATGGAACAGCAGGCGTGCGAAGCACTACTTCTGCCAGCGCTGCGGCATCTATGTGTTTCACCGCAAGCGCGCAGCCCCAGACCATTTCGGCGTCAACATCTTCTGCCTCGACGGGTTCGACGTGACGTCCCTTCCTGTTCGGGCCACTGAAGGTATCGGCATGACGCTGGTGTGCGAGGAACCGCGCGCGGAATGGCCCGGCCCCCGCGAGCCGCAACATGCAGCAGGCTGA